CGGCCACCAGGGCGGTGATGCGTTCGCCCTCCGCCAGGTTGATCAGGTTCACAATGGGGAGGCCCCGGGCCGCCCGATCCGCGTCCGGCACCTCGTAGACCCGGATCCGATAGGCCCGGCCCTGATCTGTGAAAAGGAAGAGGTAGTCCAGGGCTCGACAGGCCAGTCCCCGGGCGACCGCGTCCTCCTCGTCGGTGGTCATCCCGGTGACCCCGCGCCCTCCGCGGCCCTGAGGCCGGTAGGCGGCCACCGGCACCCGCTTGATGTAGCCGCGCTGGCTCAGGAGCACCAGCACCGGCTCGTCGGGGATGAGGTCCTCCACCGTGAACTCCGCCGTGGCCTCGGGGAGGATGCGGGTGCGGCGGGGATCGCCGTATTTCTCTTTGAGCTCCTGCAGCTCCCCGCGGATCACCAACCGGATCTTATGGGGATCGGCCAGCAGGGCCTCCAGCTCGGCGATGCGGGCCTGCAGGCTTTGATACTCCTCTTCCAGCCGCTGACGCTCCAGCGCCGCCAGACGCCGCAACGGCATGTCCAGGATCGCCTGGGCCTGGACCTCCGTGAGCCCGAAGCGGGCCATCAGGTGTGTTTTCGCGGTCTCCGCATCGGGGGCGTTGCGGATGAGGGCGATCACCTCGTCCAGGAACTGGAGGGCGATCCGCAGCCCCTCCAGGATGTGGGCCCGCGCCTTCGCCTTCTCCAGGTCGTAGCGCGTCCGCCGGGTCACCACCTGGATCCGGTGCTCGACGAACAGCTGCAGCATCCGTTTGAGGGAGAGGACCCGAGGCTGGCCATCCACCAGGGCCAGCATCTGGACCCCGAAGGTGGTCTGAAGGGGGGTGAACTTCAGGAGCTGGTTGAGCACCGTCTGGGGCCGGGCGCCGCGCTTGAGCTCGATGACGATGCTCATCCCGTGGCGGTCGGACTCGTCGCGCAGGTCGGCGATGTCCTCGATGCGCCCCTCGCGGACCAGCTCGGCGATCCGCTCGATGAGGGCCGCCTTGTTCACCTGATAGGGCAACTCCGTCACCACGAT
Above is a genomic segment from Thermoflexus hugenholtzii JAD2 containing:
- a CDS encoding DNA gyrase subunit A, coding for AVGMATNIPPHNLQEVCDALIHLIDRWEERDEVTVEDLMRFIPGPDFPTGGLILGQEGIKAAYATGHGRLVVRAVTRIEEMKGGRWRIVVTELPYQVNKAALIERIAELVREGRIEDIADLRDESDRHGMSIVIELKRGARPQTVLNQLLKFTPLQTTFGVQMLALVDGQPRVLSLKRMLQLFVEHRIQVVTRRTRYDLEKAKARAHILEGLRIALQFLDEVIALIRNAPDAETAKTHLMARFGLTEVQAQAILDMPLRRLAALERQRLEEEYQSLQARIAELEALLADPHKIRLVIRGELQELKEKYGDPRRTRILPEATAEFTVEDLIPDEPVLVLLSQRGYIKRVPVAAYRPQGRGGRGVTGMTTDEEDAVARGLACRALDYLFLFTDQGRAYRIRVYEVPDADRAARGLPIVNLINLAEGERITALVAVPPAWMEGAGDGADRYLVMATRMGKIKRVPLSEFLTVRSSGLVAILLEEGDVLQDVCLSDGRGDLVLVTAQGQALRFEEAEVRPMGRAAAGVRGIRLEEGDQVVALDRVDPEGELLVVTAGGFGKRTPFAQYPQKGRATGGVRTVADRLEEIGEIVAARTVRPEDDLVLLTVSGMAIRIPVREIPQAGRAARGSRLIALAETDRLASIARIRPEG